Proteins encoded by one window of Nocardia goodfellowii:
- a CDS encoding MDR family MFS transporter encodes MSHREVLEAMTGLLAALFTALLSTTIVATALPTIIGDLEGSQTAYAWVITTALLANAASTPIWGKFADLFNKKLLVQSAIVIFVAGSIIAGIAHNVPVLLVARAIQGVGMGGLTALTVAIIGSIVAPRERGRYSGYMGAVMAVSMSGGPILGGVIVDSPLGWRWTFFVCVPLAVIALVLLQRTLRLPTETKQGVSIDWLGATLLTGGVSVLLIWVSFAGKAGHYAWFSRESALYVGAGVLLLLATLWVESRAKSPIIPLPIITEHTTGLAIIASIAVGVGMFGATTFLGQYFQTARGYSPTVAGILTIPMVAGMLVGSVGSGQLITRFGKWKGFVVTGGALLVLGFALLSTIDHATNLWLVGLYITIVGFGVGMMMQNLVLAVQNTVSVHNIGSASSSVAFFRTFGGAIGVSVLGSILATRVSDLSAAGFAQIGVQTSASGGSNLNITALPEPIATIVRASYGDATGRIFLIAAVAAAVALLATTLLPNRPLRRTIDIDPSLDPMAETEIGTAKQPVSA; translated from the coding sequence ATGTCCCACCGCGAAGTTTTGGAAGCCATGACCGGCTTGCTGGCCGCGCTGTTCACAGCCCTGCTCAGCACCACGATCGTCGCGACCGCGTTGCCCACGATCATCGGTGATCTGGAGGGTTCACAAACCGCGTACGCCTGGGTCATCACGACAGCGCTGCTGGCCAACGCCGCCTCCACGCCGATCTGGGGCAAATTCGCCGACCTGTTCAATAAGAAGCTGCTGGTCCAGTCCGCGATCGTCATCTTCGTCGCCGGCTCGATCATCGCGGGAATCGCGCACAATGTGCCGGTGCTGCTGGTCGCCCGCGCGATCCAGGGCGTCGGCATGGGCGGGCTGACCGCACTCACCGTCGCCATCATCGGTTCGATCGTGGCGCCGCGCGAACGCGGCCGGTACTCCGGCTATATGGGTGCCGTCATGGCCGTCTCGATGTCGGGCGGGCCCATCCTCGGCGGCGTCATCGTCGACAGTCCGCTCGGCTGGCGCTGGACCTTCTTCGTCTGTGTTCCGCTCGCCGTGATCGCGCTGGTGCTGTTGCAGCGCACCCTGCGGCTGCCCACCGAGACCAAGCAGGGCGTCTCGATCGACTGGCTCGGCGCGACACTGCTGACCGGCGGTGTCTCCGTACTGCTCATCTGGGTTTCGTTCGCGGGCAAGGCCGGTCACTACGCCTGGTTCTCCCGGGAATCGGCGCTCTACGTCGGTGCGGGTGTGCTGCTCTTGCTCGCGACGCTGTGGGTCGAATCCCGCGCCAAGTCGCCGATCATCCCGCTGCCGATCATCACCGAACACACCACCGGGCTGGCGATCATCGCCTCGATCGCGGTCGGTGTCGGCATGTTCGGTGCGACCACCTTCCTCGGCCAGTACTTCCAGACCGCACGCGGCTACTCCCCCACCGTCGCGGGCATTCTGACCATCCCGATGGTCGCGGGCATGCTCGTCGGTTCGGTCGGCTCCGGGCAGTTGATCACCCGGTTCGGCAAGTGGAAGGGGTTCGTCGTCACCGGTGGCGCGCTCCTGGTGCTCGGTTTCGCGCTGCTCTCGACCATCGATCACGCCACGAACCTGTGGCTGGTCGGGCTGTACATCACCATCGTCGGCTTCGGCGTCGGCATGATGATGCAGAACCTGGTGCTCGCCGTGCAGAACACCGTCAGCGTGCACAACATCGGTTCGGCGTCGAGCAGCGTCGCCTTCTTCCGCACCTTCGGCGGCGCGATCGGCGTTTCGGTGCTCGGGTCGATCCTCGCCACTCGGGTAAGTGATCTGTCCGCCGCGGGCTTCGCCCAAATCGGCGTGCAGACCAGCGCCTCCGGCGGCAGCAACCTGAATATCACGGCCCTGCCCGAACCCATCGCCACCATCGTTCGCGCTTCCTACGGCGACGCGACCGGCCGGATCTTCCTTATCGCCGCGGTAGCCGCAGCCGTTGCCCTGCTGGCAACCACCCTGCTGCCGAACCGTCCGCTCCGGCGCACGATCGACATCGATCCGTCGCTCGACCCGATGGCCGAGACCGAGATCGGCACGGCGAAGCAGCCCGTCTCGGCATGA
- a CDS encoding MarR family winged helix-turn-helix transcriptional regulator: MAVSADTAEGLIRELYLVGRAMRLALLHPEEDELLPGAVAVLGILEAKGPSRQGDLAIHLCISPSVLSRQVAELVRSGFISRHADPDDGRANVVQVTEAGRDLLHRVRLARARGLQAVLSDWSEDEAEQARATVQNLKNALTTHVHHTAASHRPVSSESQEVNV, encoded by the coding sequence ATGGCCGTGTCCGCCGATACCGCTGAGGGCCTGATCAGGGAGCTCTACCTGGTCGGCCGGGCAATGCGCCTCGCGCTGCTGCACCCGGAGGAAGATGAACTGCTTCCGGGCGCGGTTGCGGTGCTGGGCATTCTCGAAGCCAAAGGACCGAGTAGGCAGGGCGACCTGGCCATCCACCTGTGCATCAGCCCGTCGGTGCTGAGCAGGCAGGTCGCGGAGCTGGTCCGATCCGGCTTCATCAGTCGCCACGCCGACCCCGACGACGGCCGCGCCAATGTCGTCCAGGTCACCGAAGCAGGCCGCGACCTGCTGCATCGAGTTCGGCTGGCGCGAGCGCGCGGGCTACAAGCCGTCCTCTCCGATTGGAGTGAGGACGAAGCCGAGCAGGCCCGCGCGACCGTGCAAAACCTCAAGAACGCACTGACCACCCATGTGCACCACACCGCGGCGAGCCACCGGCCCGTTTCGAGCGAGAGTCAGGAAGTGAATGTCTAG
- a CDS encoding NUDIX hydrolase — MSFAERYPLLHKPARWEWGGLDVRFSTELPADELVTNVHVVCFAGERIVLCRDDRDIWLVPGGTREANEPIDTCVRRELLEEAGARPIGPIHRIGAHHATSDHPHPYLPWQAHPHKAWLWCTADVVVDSTPTNPPDGEQILEVRAFPVDEAIRLSATDGDHMPELVRLAVELHRNLEA; from the coding sequence GTGAGCTTCGCCGAGCGATATCCGTTGCTGCACAAGCCCGCCCGCTGGGAGTGGGGCGGCCTCGACGTGCGATTCTCCACCGAGCTCCCGGCGGACGAACTGGTCACGAACGTGCACGTCGTCTGCTTCGCGGGCGAGCGGATCGTGCTGTGCCGCGACGATCGCGACATCTGGTTGGTGCCCGGCGGCACCCGCGAAGCGAACGAGCCGATCGATACCTGCGTCCGCCGGGAACTCCTCGAGGAGGCAGGCGCGCGGCCGATCGGTCCGATCCACCGCATCGGCGCCCACCACGCCACCAGCGACCACCCGCACCCCTATCTCCCCTGGCAAGCTCATCCGCACAAGGCGTGGCTGTGGTGCACCGCTGACGTCGTCGTCGACTCGACTCCCACCAATCCGCCCGACGGCGAACAGATTCTGGAAGTCCGCGCTTTCCCTGTCGACGAAGCGATCCGGTTGTCCGCGACCGACGGCGACCACATGCCCGAATTGGTGCGGCTGGCCGTCGAGTTGCACCGAAATCTCGAGGCCTGA
- a CDS encoding alkaline phosphatase family protein, with protein sequence MAALVFALLATLTPATGHTQTGSRHVVLFGIDGLSWDSLPSADTPTLDRLTATGYSAQSWLYAPPFAPTVSGPGWSTILTGVWPDKHRVLGNDFAGHDLGRYPDVLSRVAAAVPGATTYAAVDWQHIDDFILGDAIDRKLVLRDDYQVNDQKVADDAAAWIPAHGPAMSFVYLGNVDEAGHTCGTAGSCYRPAIEAVDRQIGQIISAIQRRPDFDAEEWLFLVTTDHGHTPAGGHGGNSHAERQSFIIAAGAGIAPVQPRIEPRIVDVAATALNFLGVARAGLDGVPITEPSADPFDTLAPGLRTRVDEPDIAAALHGWTHATPAGWSIDNTGMRGGVTEWRGWSFTTDEFWTAAQRGQSRESNVRARGVFAVADSDEWADKIFRGRFNSRLVAPPVPVSGNATATISFVSHYRKHRAETATVTVTFDDRPAQPVLTYTGDVTAELEQLEVSVPAGACTMRVAWELTGGNNDWYWAVDAPSIVASGPGAEIAWSR encoded by the coding sequence TTGGCCGCGCTCGTGTTCGCGCTGCTGGCGACGCTGACCCCGGCCACCGGCCACACCCAGACAGGCAGCCGTCATGTCGTCCTGTTCGGCATCGACGGATTGTCCTGGGATTCGCTGCCGTCCGCCGATACACCCACCCTGGACAGGCTGACGGCCACCGGTTACAGCGCGCAGAGCTGGCTCTACGCACCGCCTTTCGCGCCGACGGTGAGTGGGCCCGGCTGGTCCACCATCCTCACCGGAGTCTGGCCCGACAAACACCGGGTGCTCGGCAACGACTTCGCCGGACACGATCTCGGACGCTATCCCGATGTGCTGAGCCGGGTAGCGGCAGCCGTCCCCGGCGCGACCACCTATGCGGCAGTCGACTGGCAGCACATCGACGATTTCATTCTGGGCGACGCGATCGATCGAAAGCTGGTGCTGCGGGACGACTATCAGGTCAACGACCAGAAGGTCGCCGATGACGCCGCGGCCTGGATCCCCGCGCACGGCCCGGCCATGTCCTTCGTCTATCTCGGCAATGTCGACGAGGCCGGCCACACCTGCGGGACCGCCGGCTCCTGCTACCGGCCCGCGATCGAGGCGGTCGATCGGCAGATCGGGCAGATCATCAGTGCGATCCAGCGGCGGCCGGATTTCGACGCCGAGGAATGGCTGTTCCTGGTGACGACCGATCACGGCCACACGCCCGCCGGCGGGCACGGCGGCAACTCCCACGCCGAACGCCAGTCGTTCATCATCGCGGCGGGTGCGGGCATCGCACCCGTCCAACCGCGAATCGAACCACGGATCGTCGATGTCGCGGCGACAGCGCTGAACTTTCTCGGCGTCGCGCGAGCAGGCCTGGACGGTGTGCCGATCACCGAACCGTCCGCCGATCCGTTCGACACCCTCGCCCCCGGCCTGCGGACGCGCGTCGACGAACCCGACATCGCGGCGGCACTGCACGGCTGGACGCATGCCACGCCCGCGGGCTGGAGCATCGACAACACGGGTATGCGCGGCGGCGTCACCGAATGGCGGGGCTGGTCTTTCACGACCGATGAATTCTGGACCGCCGCGCAGCGCGGCCAGTCCCGGGAATCCAATGTGCGGGCGCGCGGGGTGTTCGCGGTCGCCGATTCCGACGAGTGGGCCGACAAGATCTTCCGCGGACGCTTCAACTCCCGCCTGGTGGCGCCGCCGGTGCCGGTCTCCGGCAATGCCACCGCGACGATCTCCTTCGTCTCGCACTACCGCAAGCACCGAGCCGAAACAGCCACGGTGACCGTAACTTTCGATGACAGACCCGCACAGCCGGTGCTGACCTACACCGGGGACGTGACCGCCGAACTCGAACAGCTGGAGGTCTCGGTCCCCGCCGGCGCCTGCACCATGCGGGTGGCCTGGGAACTCACCGGCGGCAACAACGACTGGTACTGGGCCGTCGACGCTCCGTCGATCGTCGCCTCCGGTCCCGGCGCTGAGATAGCGTGGTCGAGGTGA
- a CDS encoding DUF418 domain-containing protein, producing the protein MTESIADPRPDAGRHRTTEEPARPSRLVALDVLRGIALLGTLGTNIWILTNPEGLLGYISELGRSGESGWMWTERVLQQVAQGKFLGLLTIMFGIGLAIQQRSAVRGGRRWPGKYPWRAGLLFLDGVLNFVLVAEFDVLMGYAATGLVVAYVLATSERAQRRWLIIAAGVHTMMLTLIGLALAFAPQQEPTPREPLDPNPYADGSFWDLMVFRLENAGAFRIEAIFVFAMSVALFLAGARLFRAGLFTVEGARIRKRLMIAGAVAAPIDLAAGIAVGGDIVVFTRYGTAPFVAFGVLALVAEFYVRRPRVGFVGRRLTEVGRTALSCYILQNLVASVFCYGWGFGLAARVSPGAYVPFTVGMYVLVSLIIVTAAHLWLRRFERGPVEWLWHTSYRVLARER; encoded by the coding sequence ATGACCGAATCGATTGCCGATCCCCGCCCGGACGCAGGGCGGCACCGTACAACGGAGGAGCCGGCGCGGCCCTCCCGACTGGTCGCGCTCGACGTACTGCGCGGCATCGCTCTCTTGGGCACCCTCGGCACCAATATCTGGATCCTCACCAATCCGGAGGGGCTACTCGGCTACATCAGTGAACTCGGCCGGTCGGGCGAGAGCGGCTGGATGTGGACCGAACGGGTGCTACAGCAGGTGGCGCAGGGCAAGTTCCTGGGATTGCTGACGATCATGTTCGGCATCGGCCTGGCCATCCAGCAGCGCTCCGCGGTACGCGGCGGGCGGCGCTGGCCGGGCAAGTATCCGTGGCGAGCCGGGCTGCTGTTCCTCGACGGTGTGCTGAACTTCGTGCTCGTCGCCGAATTCGACGTGCTGATGGGATACGCGGCGACCGGTCTCGTGGTCGCCTATGTGCTCGCGACCAGTGAACGGGCGCAACGTCGTTGGCTGATCATCGCGGCCGGCGTGCACACCATGATGCTGACGCTGATCGGCCTGGCTCTGGCCTTCGCGCCGCAGCAGGAGCCCACGCCGCGCGAGCCGCTGGATCCGAATCCGTACGCGGACGGGTCGTTCTGGGATCTGATGGTGTTCCGGCTGGAGAACGCGGGCGCGTTCCGAATCGAGGCGATCTTCGTGTTCGCCATGTCGGTGGCGTTGTTCCTGGCGGGTGCGCGGCTGTTCCGGGCCGGTCTGTTCACCGTCGAGGGTGCCCGAATCCGCAAGCGGCTCATGATCGCCGGCGCCGTCGCGGCGCCCATCGACCTCGCGGCCGGCATCGCGGTGGGCGGCGACATCGTGGTGTTCACCCGGTACGGCACCGCGCCGTTCGTGGCCTTCGGGGTGCTGGCCCTGGTCGCCGAGTTCTATGTGCGGCGGCCGCGGGTCGGGTTCGTGGGCCGGCGACTCACCGAGGTCGGGCGAACCGCGCTGAGTTGCTACATCCTGCAGAACCTGGTGGCGTCGGTGTTCTGCTACGGGTGGGGTTTCGGGCTCGCCGCCCGCGTCTCCCCCGGCGCCTACGTTCCGTTCACCGTCGGAATGTACGTGCTGGTGTCGCTGATCATCGTGACCGCCGCGCACCTGTGGTTGCGTCGTTTCGAACGCGGACCGGTGGAGTGGTTGTGGCACACCAGCTATCGGGTTCTGGCCCGGGAGCGCTGA
- the dop gene encoding depupylase/deamidase Dop, with amino-acid sequence MQRIIGIEVEYGISTPTEPSANPILTSTQAVLAYAAAEGVPRAKRTRWDYEVESPLRDARGFDLSRMNGPPPVIDADEVGAANMILTNGARLYVDHAHPEYSAPEVTDALDAVIWDKAGERVMEAAARHASSVPGAPRLQLYKNNVDGKGASYGTHENYLMSRDTPFNQIILGLTPFFVSRQVICGSGRVGIGQSGDHAGFQLSQRADYIEVEVGLETTLKRGIINTRDEPHADADKYRRLHVIIGDANLAEMSTYLKVGTTALVLDLIEAGEDLSDLQLARPVTAVHQISHDPTLRATVALADGRELTGLAMQRLYHERCAKFMDREGVDDPRARDILDNWAMVLDLLERDPMDTSDLLDWTAKLRLLEGYRQREGLAWSAPKLHMIDLQYSDVRLDKGLYNRLVARGSMKRLVSEQQVLDAMTNAPTDTRAYFRGECLRRFGADIAAASWDSVIFDLGGDSLVRIPTLEPRRGTKAHVGKLLDGVNSAADLVEQLTT; translated from the coding sequence ATGCAGCGCATTATCGGTATCGAGGTCGAATACGGCATCTCCACTCCCACCGAGCCGTCGGCGAACCCGATTCTCACCTCCACGCAAGCGGTTCTCGCCTATGCCGCCGCCGAGGGTGTGCCGCGCGCCAAACGAACCCGGTGGGACTACGAGGTGGAGTCCCCACTGCGGGACGCGCGCGGATTCGACCTGTCCCGGATGAACGGCCCGCCCCCGGTGATCGACGCCGACGAGGTCGGCGCCGCGAACATGATCCTCACCAACGGCGCCCGCCTGTATGTCGACCACGCGCACCCGGAGTACTCGGCTCCCGAGGTCACCGACGCGCTGGACGCGGTCATCTGGGACAAAGCGGGCGAGCGGGTCATGGAAGCCGCCGCGCGGCACGCCTCCAGCGTGCCCGGCGCACCGCGCCTGCAGCTGTACAAGAACAACGTCGACGGCAAGGGCGCCTCCTACGGCACCCACGAGAACTACCTGATGAGCCGCGACACCCCGTTCAACCAGATCATCCTCGGGCTCACCCCCTTCTTCGTGTCCCGCCAGGTCATCTGCGGCTCCGGGCGGGTCGGCATCGGGCAGTCCGGTGACCATGCCGGGTTCCAGCTGTCCCAGCGCGCCGACTACATCGAGGTCGAGGTCGGCCTGGAGACCACGCTCAAGCGCGGCATCATCAACACCCGCGACGAACCGCACGCCGACGCCGACAAGTACCGCCGCCTGCACGTCATCATCGGTGACGCCAATCTGGCCGAGATGTCGACGTATTTGAAGGTCGGCACCACCGCCCTGGTGCTCGACTTGATCGAGGCCGGTGAGGACCTCTCGGATCTGCAGCTGGCCCGTCCGGTCACCGCGGTGCACCAGATCAGCCACGACCCCACCCTGCGCGCGACCGTCGCGCTCGCCGACGGCCGGGAACTGACCGGTCTGGCCATGCAGCGGCTCTACCACGAGCGCTGTGCCAAGTTCATGGATCGCGAGGGCGTGGACGACCCGCGCGCCCGCGACATTCTGGACAACTGGGCCATGGTGCTCGATCTGCTCGAACGCGACCCGATGGACACCTCGGACCTGCTGGACTGGACCGCCAAGCTGCGCCTGCTGGAGGGTTACCGGCAACGTGAGGGCCTGGCCTGGTCCGCCCCGAAGCTGCACATGATCGACCTGCAGTACTCCGACGTGCGGCTGGACAAGGGCCTCTACAACCGCCTGGTCGCGCGCGGTTCGATGAAGCGCCTGGTGTCCGAACAGCAGGTGCTCGACGCGATGACCAACGCGCCGACCGACACCCGCGCCTACTTCCGCGGCGAGTGCCTGCGCCGCTTCGGCGCCGACATCGCGGCCGCCAGTTGGGATTCGGTGATCTTCGATCTCGGCGGTGACTCGCTGGTGCGCATTCCCACGCTGGAACCGCGCCGCGGCACCAAGGCCCATGTGGGCAAGCTGCTCGACGGGGTGAATTCGGCGGCGGATCTGGTGGAACAGCTGACTACGTGA
- a CDS encoding ubiquitin-like protein Pup translates to MAQEQTKRTGGGDEDEGPEGVDAAGQERREKLAEETDDLLDEIDDVLEENAEDFVRAYVQKGGQ, encoded by the coding sequence ATGGCACAAGAGCAGACCAAGCGCACCGGGGGCGGCGACGAGGACGAGGGTCCCGAGGGTGTAGACGCCGCGGGCCAGGAGCGCCGCGAAAAACTGGCGGAGGAGACCGACGACCTGCTCGACGAGATCGATGACGTGCTCGAAGAGAACGCCGAGGACTTCGTCCGCGCGTACGTGCAGAAGGGCGGCCAGTGA
- the prcB gene encoding proteasome subunit beta has product MRLQPGHALSSFIEHLRQHAPELLPGNRFAAIDGATAMNSSATQDLAPHGTTIVAVSYRGGVLIAGDRRATQGNLLASRDIEKVHITDSYSAAGIAGTAGLAIEMLRLFAVELEHYEKIEGVSLTFDGKANKLSKMVRDNLPAAMQGLAVVPVLVGYDEHTVDPDRKGRIITYDVVGGRSEERFGYAAVGSGSMFAKSSLKKLYAKGIDEERGLRIAIESLFDAADDDTATGGPDLVRGIFPTAVLINEEGADEVSEERLAAITRAIVADREAAETEPAGRAAGSAPGGATA; this is encoded by the coding sequence ATGCGTCTCCAGCCGGGGCACGCGCTGTCCTCGTTCATCGAGCATCTGCGTCAGCACGCACCGGAGTTGTTGCCGGGCAACAGGTTTGCCGCGATCGATGGAGCCACCGCGATGAACTCCAGCGCCACGCAGGACCTGGCCCCGCACGGCACCACCATCGTCGCGGTCAGTTACCGCGGCGGTGTGCTGATCGCGGGCGACCGCCGTGCCACGCAGGGAAACCTGTTGGCCAGCAGGGACATCGAGAAGGTGCACATCACCGACAGCTACTCGGCGGCCGGCATCGCGGGTACCGCGGGCCTGGCCATCGAGATGCTGCGATTGTTCGCGGTGGAGTTGGAGCACTACGAGAAGATCGAGGGCGTCTCGCTCACCTTCGACGGCAAGGCCAACAAGTTGTCGAAGATGGTGCGTGACAATCTCCCCGCCGCCATGCAGGGCCTGGCCGTGGTGCCGGTGCTGGTCGGCTACGACGAGCACACGGTCGATCCGGACCGCAAGGGCCGGATCATCACCTACGACGTGGTCGGTGGGCGCAGCGAGGAGCGCTTCGGGTACGCGGCGGTCGGCTCCGGGTCGATGTTCGCCAAGTCGTCGCTGAAGAAGTTGTACGCCAAGGGCATCGACGAGGAGCGGGGGCTGCGGATCGCGATCGAGTCGCTGTTCGACGCCGCCGACGACGACACCGCCACCGGCGGCCCGGATCTGGTGCGCGGCATCTTCCCGACGGCGGTCCTGATCAACGAGGAAGGCGCGGACGAGGTGTCCGAGGAGCGCCTGGCCGCGATCACCCGTGCGATCGTGGCCGACCGTGAGGCCGCGGAAACCGAGCCGGCGGGTCGTGCCGCGGGCTCCGCTCCAGGAGGTGCCACCGCATGA
- the prcA gene encoding proteasome subunit alpha — protein sequence MTLPYYASAEQIMRDKTELARKGIARGRSVIVLAYDKGVLFVAENPSATLHKVSELYDRVGFAAVGKYNEFENLRRSGILQADLRGYQFDRRDVTGRALANAYAQTLGAIFTDQLKPYEVEICIAEVGFPEQQPESVLYRINFDGSIADEREYVVMGGTTEPIVSALKSSYQAGLDLTGALGVAVQALQAAVPDGPEKRTIGVAQLEVATLEQARPRRAFRRVTNSALEKLLNPGKTAAPAGAKSAASEAEDTGDTPKPE from the coding sequence ATGACACTGCCGTATTACGCCTCGGCCGAACAGATCATGCGCGACAAGACCGAGCTCGCGCGCAAGGGCATCGCTCGCGGTCGCAGTGTCATCGTGCTGGCGTACGACAAGGGTGTGCTGTTTGTCGCGGAGAATCCGTCGGCGACCTTGCACAAGGTGAGTGAGCTCTACGACCGCGTGGGTTTCGCGGCCGTGGGCAAGTACAACGAGTTCGAGAATCTGCGCCGCAGCGGCATCCTGCAGGCCGACCTGCGCGGTTATCAGTTCGACCGGCGCGATGTCACCGGCCGGGCGCTGGCCAACGCCTACGCGCAGACGCTCGGCGCCATCTTCACCGATCAGCTCAAGCCCTACGAGGTGGAGATCTGCATCGCGGAGGTGGGGTTCCCGGAACAGCAGCCCGAATCGGTGCTGTACCGGATCAACTTCGACGGCTCCATCGCCGACGAACGCGAGTACGTGGTGATGGGCGGCACAACCGAGCCGATCGTCAGCGCGTTGAAGAGCTCCTACCAGGCCGGCCTGGACCTCACCGGCGCGCTCGGTGTGGCGGTGCAGGCGCTGCAGGCCGCGGTGCCCGACGGACCGGAAAAGCGGACCATCGGGGTAGCCCAGCTCGAGGTGGCGACGCTGGAGCAGGCGCGTCCGCGCCGGGCGTTCCGGCGGGTGACCAATTCGGCACTGGAAAAGTTGCTCAATCCGGGCAAAACCGCGGCTCCGGCCGGGGCGAAGTCCGCGGCGAGCGAGGCGGAGGACACCGGAGACACGCCGAAGCCGGAGTAG
- a CDS encoding helix-turn-helix domain-containing protein has protein sequence MGHENHQESEFGAVEATASHPASSAADARRLLAAELRRLRDLAGISGRDLAGRVGISQSKLSRIETGTTVPSVPQVQAWCAEVDASPEIHAALRQLTEAAHSEVSTWRSALQTRDHLQDDVADQEAEARLIRNFQPSLVPGLLQTAEYARRVFEKFQLTYTRERLAAATAARLHRQLALFDPERPFEFLITEAALRLRPGPHRILLAQLDRIASISTLDNVSVGLIPQDVEATTTIPHGFVIYEYGDSALVSTEMVDASRFIREPKEVELYRGRWNLLRQMAVFDDEARDFLKALAIEIRRSVDG, from the coding sequence ATGGGTCATGAGAATCATCAAGAATCAGAGTTCGGGGCGGTGGAGGCAACCGCCTCGCATCCAGCCAGCTCCGCTGCCGACGCACGCCGACTACTTGCGGCCGAACTCCGGCGCTTGCGCGACCTGGCGGGAATATCGGGCCGAGATTTGGCTGGCCGGGTGGGGATCAGTCAGTCCAAGTTGTCCAGGATCGAGACCGGCACCACCGTCCCATCCGTTCCGCAGGTGCAGGCCTGGTGCGCCGAAGTCGATGCGTCTCCCGAGATCCACGCCGCCCTGCGGCAACTGACCGAAGCCGCGCATTCGGAGGTGAGCACCTGGCGCTCCGCGTTGCAGACACGTGATCACCTGCAAGATGACGTGGCGGATCAGGAGGCCGAGGCCCGGCTGATCCGAAACTTTCAACCCTCGCTGGTGCCGGGCCTGCTGCAAACTGCCGAGTACGCCCGGCGGGTATTCGAAAAATTCCAATTGACTTACACCAGAGAGCGTCTCGCTGCTGCCACCGCCGCACGGCTGCATCGCCAGCTGGCGCTCTTCGATCCGGAGCGGCCGTTCGAATTCCTCATCACCGAGGCCGCACTGCGACTGCGGCCCGGACCGCACCGAATCCTGCTGGCCCAACTCGATCGAATCGCGTCGATCAGCACTCTGGACAACGTCTCGGTGGGGCTGATCCCCCAGGACGTCGAGGCAACTACGACGATCCCGCACGGATTCGTGATCTACGAATACGGCGACAGCGCACTGGTTTCCACCGAAATGGTCGACGCCAGCAGATTCATCCGCGAGCCCAAGGAAGTCGAACTGTATCGCGGGCGCTGGAATCTGCTGCGACAGATGGCGGTATTCGATGACGAGGCGAGGGACTTCCTGAAAGCGCTCGCCATCGAAATCCGCAGATCAGTGGACGGTTGA